From the genome of Chroicocephalus ridibundus chromosome 1, bChrRid1.1, whole genome shotgun sequence, one region includes:
- the SPRY2 gene encoding protein sprouty homolog 2 — METRAQHGSGSQALLQARRDSGRPHGEPDLRDVLTQQVHVLSLDQIRAIRNTNEYTEGPTVAPRPGVKSAPRLATQPKNERPHGLPEHRHFSRIQHTQTHASPRAPLSRSISTVSTGSRSSTRTSTSSNSSEQRLLGSSSGPVADGIVRMQPKSELKSGELKPLSKDDLGAHSYRCEDCGKCKCKECTYPRTLPSYWICDKQCLCSAQNVVDYGTCVCCVKGLFYHCSNDDEDNCADNPCSCSQSHCCTRWSAMGVVSLFLPCLWCYLPAKGCLKLCQGCYDRVNRPGCRCKHSNTVCCKVPSVPPRNFEKPT, encoded by the coding sequence ATGGAGACGAGAGCTCAGCACGGCAGCGGGTCGCAGGCCTTGCTACAGGCTCGGCGTGACAGTGGGAGACCGCACGGGGAGCCCGACCTGCGGGATGTCCTGACGCAGCAGGTTCACGTCTTGTCGCTGGACCAGATCAGAGCCATCCGAAACACGAATGAGTACACGGAGGGACCGACGGTGGCTCCGCGGCCGGGGGTCAAGTCCGCTCCTCGGCTAGCAACCCAACCCAAAAATGAAAGGCCCCATGGCTTGCCCGAGCATCGTCATTTTAGCCGGATTCAGCACACGCAAACGCACGCCTCTCCTCGGGCACCTCTGTCCCGGTCCATCAGCACGGTCAGCACAGGTTCGCGGAGCAGTACAAGGACAAGTACGAGCAGTAATTCATCTGAACAAAGACTTCTCGGATCATCTTCGGGGCCGGTCGCTGACGGGATAGTCCGAATGCAGCCCAAGTCTGAGCTCAAGTCAGGCGAGCTGAAGCCGCTGAGCAAAGACGACTTGGGAGCGCACAGCTACAGGTGCGAGGACTGTGGGAAGTGTAAGTGTAAGGAGTGCACGTACCCGAGGACCCTCCCATCGTATTGGATCTGTGACAAGCAGTGTCTTTGTTCCGCCCAGAACGTGGTCGATTATGGGACTTGCGTTTGCTGCGTGAAGGGCCTCTTCTATCACTGCTCTAACGATGACGAGGACAACTGCGCCGACAacccctgctcctgcagccagtCGCATTGCTGCACGAGGTGGTCCGCCATGGGTGTGGTGTCCCTCTTTCTGCCTTGCTTGTGGTGTTACCTACCAGCCAAGGGTTGCCTTAAGTTGTGCCAGGGCTGTTACGACCGGGTAAATCGGCCTGGGTGCCGCTGTAAACACTCCAACACCGTCTGCTGCAAAGTTCCCAGCGTCCCCCCCAGGAACTTTGAGAAGCCAACATAG